A window from Pseudanabaena sp. FACHB-2040 encodes these proteins:
- a CDS encoding DsbA family protein, with the protein MNDDRSHGPLLVPPSTQDWMQGVLSAKVVLVMYGDYQDPRSADVYKLIKAIKRELSAAFGEDYLCFIFRHFPQTQIYPQAQRAAQVAEAAAAQGKFWLMSDALFDHQKRLENGYLVEYANNLGLDIPRFLQELSKQVHVARINEDIEGGIQSGVTTAPALFMNGSRYIGHWNTTELMAAMIAASQ; encoded by the coding sequence ATGAACGACGATCGTAGTCACGGTCCCTTACTCGTACCCCCTTCAACCCAAGATTGGATGCAAGGCGTGCTGAGTGCAAAGGTCGTGCTGGTGATGTATGGAGACTATCAAGACCCTAGAAGTGCGGACGTTTACAAGCTGATTAAAGCGATCAAACGAGAACTTAGTGCTGCTTTTGGAGAAGATTATTTATGCTTCATCTTCCGTCATTTTCCACAAACACAGATTTATCCCCAGGCTCAACGGGCAGCCCAGGTCGCCGAAGCCGCCGCTGCCCAAGGAAAGTTTTGGTTGATGAGCGATGCTTTATTTGACCATCAAAAAAGGTTGGAGAACGGTTATCTTGTCGAGTACGCCAATAATTTAGGGCTTGATATTCCCCGGTTTCTCCAAGAGTTGTCTAAACAAGTGCATGTCGCTCGCATCAATGAAGACATCGAAGGCGGAATACAGAGCGGAGTAACGACTGCCCCAGCCCTGTTTATGAATGGAAGTCGGTATATCGGGCACTGGAACACGACGGAGTTGATGGCAGCCATGATTGCTGCAAGTCAATAA
- a CDS encoding CPBP family intramembrane glutamic endopeptidase, which yields MKINAIKGKQGIGTEVQDATYVEAARWGKHRGWRYVLGLVVIFFVGLVVGGIATPRIAFLFGGQEGLAAFSRLDYAAFGPVGGFVAVTAIFPFFLAGILIAVTLVHRRHPRTLITAQERISWRRVGHGFVAWFVPFCLIGGLGQYLFYPNTFSFNFDLATFALFVPLALVFTAIQTTTEELFFRGYIVQGASLVWTSRVFLALVPATIFALSHLLNPEASAGGWLTVFFNYFLVPGLVWTVVSLIDGTTELVIGAHFANNIGGVLLFNVAGSAVNAPALFTISKFHVTYAALSMLVVVSVFLAIAYKVFKRDKASEPVFQSDRIGRR from the coding sequence ATGAAGATCAACGCAATTAAAGGAAAGCAGGGAATCGGAACGGAAGTGCAAGATGCGACTTACGTAGAGGCCGCCCGGTGGGGTAAGCATCGGGGGTGGCGGTATGTTCTGGGATTAGTAGTCATTTTCTTTGTGGGGCTGGTGGTCGGCGGCATCGCCACCCCCCGCATCGCGTTCCTGTTTGGCGGTCAGGAGGGGCTTGCAGCGTTCAGTCGGCTGGATTATGCCGCATTCGGTCCCGTGGGGGGCTTCGTTGCGGTCACGGCAATTTTTCCGTTCTTCCTCGCGGGAATCTTGATCGCCGTCACCCTCGTTCACCGTCGCCACCCCCGAACGCTGATCACGGCGCAGGAGCGGATAAGTTGGCGGCGTGTCGGTCACGGATTTGTGGCGTGGTTCGTGCCATTCTGCCTGATCGGTGGGCTGGGGCAGTACCTCTTCTATCCCAACACCTTCTCTTTCAACTTCGACCTCGCAACGTTCGCACTCTTCGTCCCGCTGGCGCTAGTCTTTACCGCGATCCAGACGACCACGGAGGAGCTTTTCTTTCGCGGCTACATTGTGCAGGGCGCGAGCCTTGTTTGGACGAGCCGCGTGTTTCTGGCGCTGGTGCCAGCCACGATCTTCGCCCTATCGCACCTGCTCAACCCGGAGGCAAGCGCGGGCGGTTGGCTCACGGTGTTCTTCAACTACTTCCTCGTTCCGGGTCTGGTGTGGACAGTGGTTTCGTTGATTGACGGAACCACCGAACTCGTCATCGGCGCACACTTCGCGAACAACATCGGCGGCGTACTCCTGTTCAACGTGGCTGGAAGCGCCGTGAACGCACCGGCTCTGTTCACAATCAGCAAATTCCATGTAACCTACGCGGCGCTATCAATGCTGGTTGTAGTATCCGTGTTCCTGGCGATCGCCTACAAGGTATTCAAACGCGACAAGGCATCCGAACCCGTTTTCCAGAGCGATCGGATTGGTCGTCGGTGA
- a CDS encoding AraC family transcriptional regulator, whose protein sequence is MLTTTKPTVEANYKGLTHTRLQQVLDYIQIHLDRELSLAELAEVINVSSTYFASLFKQAMGISPHQYVIKQRVERAKVMLKKTDFAIADIALQVGFSSQSHLTQQFKRITGMTPKQIR, encoded by the coding sequence ATGCTAACAACCACAAAGCCAACCGTTGAAGCCAATTACAAAGGCTTAACGCACACCCGATTGCAGCAAGTACTTGACTATATTCAGATTCATCTCGATCGAGAATTATCACTGGCTGAACTTGCAGAAGTGATCAACGTTAGTTCGACTTATTTTGCGAGTTTGTTTAAGCAAGCAATGGGGATTTCGCCCCATCAGTACGTGATTAAACAGCGCGTGGAACGAGCAAAAGTAATGTTGAAGAAGACAGATTTTGCGATCGCAGACATCGCTCTACAAGTCGGCTTCTCCAGCCAAAGCCATCTGACACAACAATTCAAGCGCATTACGGGAATGACCCCAAAACAGATTCGCTAA